In Chitinophaga sp. HK235, a single window of DNA contains:
- a CDS encoding TolC family protein encodes MRISQIAGVFLLYCLLANITPAVAQDTWSLQRCVDYAMKNSISVKQQEVQKRLSELTYQQSRLSMIPNFSANVNAGYSDGRIASIQDNAYINQSIFNASGQFNMAGDIFNWFSKRNTIEANRLDAESNSFLLQKARNDLAFNVATSFLQILLKNEQLKVNEVQVKQTMSNLENTRKLVIAGSVPESNQADLEAQLAQDSTNLVTARNDVILSILQIKAYLNLGFDIPFAPEIPANIASLPITPLSEMDPEMVYSAALTTYPQAKSDGLKIKSAMSAYRSTKGQLYPALTIGGGLSTSYANNYYDPLTKKLISFGQQIDNTFNKNIGLGLRIPIFNGYQQRTNVAKAKLNVYNLELTRDQDNLKLRQDIYTAHANAVAALQKYNASATGVMAAQKAYDFATKRFNLGLMNTIDYITTQTKLYKAQIDKVSAQYDYIFKMKLLEFYRDQKISL; translated from the coding sequence ATGAGAATATCCCAAATCGCAGGAGTGTTCCTGCTTTACTGCTTGCTCGCTAACATAACCCCGGCTGTGGCGCAGGATACGTGGAGTTTGCAACGTTGCGTGGATTATGCTATGAAAAACAGTATCTCCGTAAAACAACAGGAGGTACAAAAACGCCTGTCTGAACTTACCTATCAGCAGAGCCGTCTGAGTATGATCCCTAATTTTTCAGCAAATGTGAATGCGGGATACTCTGATGGTAGGATCGCCAGTATCCAGGATAACGCCTATATTAACCAGTCTATCTTTAATGCCAGTGGGCAGTTTAATATGGCTGGAGATATCTTCAACTGGTTTTCCAAAAGAAACACTATTGAGGCAAACAGACTGGACGCAGAGTCCAACAGTTTTCTGTTACAGAAAGCACGCAATGACCTTGCTTTCAACGTAGCTACTTCTTTCCTGCAGATCCTCCTGAAAAATGAACAGCTTAAGGTAAATGAGGTACAGGTAAAACAAACCATGTCTAATCTGGAGAATACCAGAAAACTGGTAATCGCAGGCTCAGTACCGGAAAGTAACCAGGCCGACCTCGAGGCGCAGCTGGCCCAGGATAGTACCAATTTGGTAACTGCCAGGAATGACGTAATTTTATCTATATTGCAAATAAAGGCATATCTGAACCTCGGTTTTGATATTCCCTTTGCTCCGGAAATTCCGGCCAATATAGCATCCCTGCCTATCACCCCCTTGTCTGAAATGGACCCGGAAATGGTGTATAGCGCGGCGCTGACAACTTATCCGCAGGCTAAGTCAGACGGATTAAAGATTAAAAGCGCCATGAGTGCCTACAGGTCTACTAAGGGACAGTTATACCCGGCACTGACAATCGGAGGAGGATTAAGTACCAGTTATGCCAACAATTACTATGATCCATTAACTAAAAAACTGATTTCCTTCGGTCAGCAAATAGACAATACATTCAACAAAAATATCGGACTGGGGCTGCGTATCCCGATTTTCAACGGTTATCAGCAACGCACCAATGTGGCGAAAGCAAAACTGAATGTGTATAACCTGGAACTGACCAGAGATCAGGACAACCTGAAACTAAGGCAGGATATCTATACCGCCCATGCAAATGCAGTAGCTGCATTACAGAAATATAATGCATCTGCTACCGGTGTAATGGCCGCTCAGAAAGCGTATGATTTCGCTACCAAACGTTTTAACCTGGGATTAATGAACACCATTGATTATATAACAACCCAAACCAAATTGTACAAAGCCCAGATTGATAAAGTCTCGGCGCAATACGATTATATTTTTAAAATGAAATTGCTGGAGTTCTATCGGGACCAGAAAATTTCCCTGTAG
- a CDS encoding ABC transporter permease, translated as MFRNYLLVAVRNIWRNKMFSLLNMLGLVVGISAALVVYLVVWYEAGFNKQQQDKDRIYRIVSTISFSGDSVRNSGVTVPVVQVVRENIPQVEKTIHFLTDDITGRITVDGKDFRNKEDIIFADSSYMDMMGYQWLSGSPATALKQPFSVVLTKEKANTYFPRLSPAAVVGKEIVYDDSIRTTVTGVVADLPYRTDFWFREIVSMSTVYASQYRKEVYAVDNWTNTSSSSQLLVKLKAGVDPKQATALLAKYMELHNDKSSRTSLWLQPLQDIHFNRNYYAYKRTADRQQLYMLSVIAVALLILAVINFINLTTAQAARRAKETGIRKAIGGTMRQLMIQFLGETLVLTFTAAVIALLMAPVLIKCFHDFLPEDLPAMQLYSLQVLLFLLLLAVVVALLSGIYPAYVLARFQPVMVLKSQTGAAGNKAWLRQTLTATQFMVAQFFIIATLVVSKQIHYSLNKDLGFRKDAILTVATPPRDENNSLRNRLQAGIAALPEVEVVSLSNRSPIINGFMTSVLDRKDGRKAIEKVVEMRYVDSSYLKVYQLKLLAGRNLMNSDTVREWLLNENAVRAFGFKRPEDAVGELISGKPVVGVVKNFNAGNLHREIPVLALGSAAAKSHRTLHIRLHNAGEGGIVWKKGIAGIEKVWKEIYPREEFSYEFLDKTIENLYRNELRTAGLLNWCSGLAVFISALGLLGLVVFTTNQRTREIGIRKVLGASVWQVIRLLTKDFMKPVLVAFLLAVPLSWWVMNKWLQSFVYRTGLSWWIFAAGGMIMVILALATMSIKTVRSALSNPVDALKTE; from the coding sequence ATGTTTCGAAATTATCTCCTGGTAGCTGTCAGGAATATCTGGCGCAATAAAATGTTCTCGCTGTTAAATATGCTGGGACTGGTAGTCGGTATCAGTGCGGCGCTTGTAGTATACCTGGTGGTATGGTATGAGGCCGGTTTTAACAAGCAACAACAAGACAAAGACCGTATTTACAGGATAGTATCTACCATCAGTTTCTCTGGAGATAGTGTTAGAAACAGTGGAGTAACGGTACCGGTAGTACAGGTGGTGAGAGAAAATATCCCGCAGGTAGAAAAGACGATTCATTTTTTAACAGATGATATCACGGGTAGAATTACGGTAGATGGTAAGGATTTTAGAAACAAGGAAGATATCATTTTTGCGGATTCCTCATACATGGATATGATGGGATATCAATGGTTGAGCGGATCGCCGGCCACCGCGTTGAAACAGCCCTTTTCAGTGGTGCTGACAAAGGAGAAGGCTAATACCTATTTCCCGCGGCTTTCACCAGCGGCCGTTGTGGGAAAAGAGATCGTTTACGATGATTCCATCAGGACAACGGTAACCGGTGTGGTGGCTGATTTACCTTACCGCACTGATTTCTGGTTCAGGGAAATAGTGTCTATGTCAACGGTCTATGCCAGCCAATACCGGAAAGAAGTATACGCTGTCGATAACTGGACGAACACCAGTTCATCCAGCCAGTTGCTGGTAAAGCTGAAAGCAGGAGTCGATCCGAAACAAGCTACTGCCTTGTTGGCAAAATACATGGAATTGCACAACGATAAAAGTTCCAGGACGTCACTGTGGTTACAGCCTTTACAGGATATTCACTTCAATAGGAACTATTATGCTTATAAAAGAACTGCAGACAGACAGCAGTTATATATGCTGTCTGTTATAGCTGTGGCATTGTTAATCCTGGCGGTGATCAATTTTATCAACCTTACAACAGCACAGGCTGCCCGTAGGGCTAAAGAAACCGGTATCCGCAAGGCTATCGGTGGTACAATGCGGCAGCTGATGATCCAGTTTCTGGGAGAGACTTTGGTGCTCACATTTACGGCTGCGGTAATTGCCTTGCTGATGGCACCGGTTCTGATAAAGTGCTTTCATGATTTTTTACCGGAGGACCTGCCTGCCATGCAATTGTATTCCTTGCAGGTATTACTGTTTTTATTGTTGCTGGCGGTAGTGGTGGCATTGTTGTCCGGTATTTACCCGGCGTATGTATTAGCTCGTTTCCAGCCGGTAATGGTGCTGAAATCACAGACGGGCGCTGCGGGAAACAAAGCATGGTTGAGGCAAACGTTGACTGCTACTCAGTTTATGGTGGCCCAGTTTTTTATTATTGCCACATTGGTTGTCAGCAAACAGATTCATTATTCGTTGAATAAAGATCTTGGTTTCCGTAAAGATGCTATTCTTACAGTTGCAACACCACCACGGGATGAGAATAACAGTCTGCGCAACCGGTTGCAGGCTGGGATTGCCGCGCTGCCGGAAGTAGAGGTAGTGAGCTTGTCGAATCGTTCACCGATCATCAATGGTTTCATGACATCTGTCCTCGACCGCAAGGATGGCCGGAAGGCTATCGAGAAGGTGGTAGAAATGCGCTATGTGGACAGCTCCTATTTAAAAGTGTATCAGTTAAAACTGCTGGCAGGAAGAAACCTGATGAATTCGGATACGGTGAGAGAATGGCTGCTGAATGAAAATGCTGTCCGTGCATTTGGTTTCAAACGTCCGGAAGATGCAGTGGGGGAGCTTATTTCAGGGAAGCCGGTTGTTGGAGTGGTGAAAAACTTCAATGCTGGCAATCTGCATAGAGAGATTCCTGTACTGGCGCTGGGCAGTGCCGCCGCTAAAAGCCACCGCACCCTTCATATCCGGCTGCATAATGCCGGAGAAGGGGGGATCGTCTGGAAAAAAGGAATTGCCGGCATTGAAAAAGTATGGAAGGAGATATACCCAAGAGAAGAGTTCAGTTATGAGTTTCTGGATAAAACCATAGAAAATCTTTATCGAAATGAGTTGCGTACTGCGGGTTTATTGAACTGGTGCTCAGGATTGGCTGTTTTTATCAGTGCATTGGGGCTACTAGGTTTGGTGGTTTTTACCACCAATCAGCGTACCCGGGAAATAGGGATACGCAAGGTACTGGGAGCAAGTGTATGGCAGGTAATCCGGTTGTTGACAAAGGACTTTATGAAGCCGGTCCTTGTGGCATTTCTGCTGGCGGTACCCCTTTCGTGGTGGGTAATGAACAAGTGGCTGCAATCATTTGTATACCGTACAGGTCTTAGCTGGTGGATATTTGCGGCGGGGGGAATGATAATGGTTATACTGGCATTAGCCACTATGAGCATAAAAACGGTGCGGTCTGCTCTCAGTAACCCGGTAGACGCATTAAAAACTGAATAG
- a CDS encoding ABC transporter ATP-binding protein encodes MIQLQKISKHYPVGFGKNEILKDVDLNIGEGEFVSIMGPSGSGKSTLLHILGLLEEPSGGQYLFQGERVDKMNEKKRTQLHRDAIGFVFQAYHLIDELTVYENIETPLLYKNLSGSERKSRVADVLDRFNMVAKKDLFPNQLSGGQQQLVGIARAIVAEPRVIFADEPTGNLHSDQARVIMEMFKHLNEQDKITIVQVTHSDVNATYGNRIIQISDGQIQG; translated from the coding sequence ATGATACAACTGCAGAAAATCTCTAAGCATTATCCGGTAGGATTTGGTAAAAATGAAATATTAAAAGACGTTGATCTCAACATTGGAGAGGGAGAATTTGTTTCTATTATGGGACCCTCCGGATCCGGCAAGTCAACGTTGTTGCATATACTGGGATTACTGGAGGAGCCTTCTGGCGGACAGTACCTGTTTCAGGGGGAGCGTGTAGATAAGATGAATGAGAAAAAACGTACGCAGTTACATCGTGATGCAATCGGTTTTGTGTTCCAGGCTTACCATCTCATTGATGAGCTGACTGTATATGAAAACATAGAAACCCCTTTACTGTATAAAAATTTGTCTGGTTCGGAAAGAAAGAGCAGGGTGGCGGATGTATTGGATCGTTTTAACATGGTGGCCAAAAAAGACCTGTTTCCTAATCAACTTTCCGGCGGGCAGCAACAGCTGGTGGGCATTGCCCGCGCCATTGTCGCAGAACCCCGTGTGATCTTCGCAGATGAACCTACCGGAAACCTGCACTCTGACCAGGCTAGAGTGATCATGGAAATGTTCAAACACCTGAATGAGCAGGATAAGATTACCATTGTACAGGTAACCCACTCCGATGTGAATGCTACTTATGGCAATCGTATTATTCAGATCAGTGACGGACAAATTCAGGGGTAG
- a CDS encoding ABC transporter permease — MWKNYLKIAAKNLVKRKLYTGINVFGLATGIACFILLSLYLENEWTYDSWYKNANELYRLRMDYGEKGEKIMQIAVTPNILATTIKPLPEIKKVTRIFPREATVQYGDKSWNERRFVYTDAPFFEMFSFRLLSGSAVNVLNGPNMVVITASMAKKYFGDIDPVGKTLLINGKRALQVTGVVADVPANSHLKFDFVASYSTLQLQEQWGSANYYTYVQVGNPAQLGSLQTSLSQIARQQLSEDDIKNGTVFNFVPEPVTGIHLHSAASAATEDAGDVRYNYIFALIGVMLLVIACVNFMNLATARSTERSREVGVRKALGAQRSQLFLQFMMESALLTGIALVIGLLLAGLLLPAFNQLTDTRLQLGGASGYRIYGILVVIFFLVAFVTGIYPALFLSGFRPVQVLKGSMTATPKGKGIRKSLVVFQFAASVFFIICTLVVQQQMQYIQHKKLGMDRSEVLVLDGFKSGSTAMEAFKNRLLQLTGILYVTASADSPVSIQGGYSINQIQDHQPGFSLGIAAVPVEKDYLKTVGISLLAGEDLTNGDIADVTKEKNDERIYHFFLNETASKRLGWSPEVAVGKRMSLNGRNGTVKGVMKDFHFSSMKNKIEPIIVFPEYEWFQQIFIKTSGKDKQQLIAGIEGLWKEVQPGVPFDYHFLDDDFNRLYKSEYRVGKILGIFAGVVMLVSCLGLLGLAALTTQQRTREIGIRKVLGASVGSVVAMLSKDFIRLVLIALLIAAPLAWYAAGNWLSAFAYHASLSIWLFLMAGILAVVVALLTVSLQSVKAAMMNPVNSLKSE; from the coding sequence ATGTGGAAGAATTACCTGAAGATAGCCGCGAAGAATCTGGTGAAACGGAAGTTGTATACGGGTATTAACGTATTCGGACTGGCAACGGGGATCGCCTGCTTTATTCTGTTGTCTTTATACCTGGAAAACGAATGGACCTACGATAGCTGGTATAAAAATGCGAATGAGTTATACCGTCTTCGCATGGACTATGGTGAAAAAGGGGAGAAGATAATGCAGATAGCCGTGACGCCGAATATACTGGCCACTACCATCAAACCCTTGCCGGAGATCAAAAAAGTCACACGGATATTTCCAAGAGAAGCGACCGTACAGTATGGCGACAAGAGCTGGAATGAAAGACGCTTTGTATATACTGACGCACCTTTTTTTGAGATGTTTTCCTTCCGGTTGTTGTCTGGTAGTGCTGTCAATGTGCTGAACGGCCCTAATATGGTGGTGATCACGGCCTCCATGGCGAAAAAATATTTCGGCGATATTGATCCCGTTGGTAAAACGTTACTCATCAATGGTAAAAGGGCATTACAGGTAACGGGTGTGGTGGCCGATGTGCCAGCCAATAGCCACCTGAAATTTGATTTTGTGGCCAGTTACAGCACCTTGCAGCTCCAGGAGCAGTGGGGATCTGCTAATTACTACACCTATGTGCAGGTCGGTAATCCGGCTCAGTTAGGCAGTCTGCAGACCAGCCTGAGCCAGATCGCCAGGCAGCAGCTGAGTGAAGACGATATAAAAAACGGTACCGTCTTCAACTTTGTTCCGGAGCCGGTTACCGGCATCCATCTGCATTCTGCTGCCAGTGCCGCCACCGAAGATGCCGGAGATGTCCGCTACAACTATATTTTCGCCCTGATAGGCGTCATGCTGCTGGTGATAGCCTGTGTTAACTTTATGAACCTGGCCACGGCCCGTTCCACTGAAAGAAGCCGGGAAGTAGGTGTCCGTAAGGCATTGGGTGCTCAACGTTCTCAGCTTTTCTTGCAGTTTATGATGGAATCAGCCTTGCTCACCGGAATTGCCCTGGTGATAGGACTGTTGCTGGCAGGCTTATTATTACCCGCATTTAACCAACTCACCGATACCAGACTTCAATTAGGCGGCGCCAGCGGATACCGTATTTACGGCATCTTGGTGGTGATCTTTTTCCTGGTGGCTTTTGTTACTGGTATTTATCCGGCCCTGTTCCTCTCTGGTTTCCGACCGGTACAGGTGCTGAAAGGTTCCATGACGGCCACTCCCAAAGGAAAGGGTATCCGTAAATCACTGGTGGTATTTCAGTTTGCGGCATCTGTATTCTTTATCATCTGTACGCTGGTCGTGCAGCAGCAAATGCAGTATATCCAGCATAAAAAGCTGGGGATGGACCGCTCTGAGGTGTTGGTGCTGGATGGTTTCAAATCCGGTAGTACTGCCATGGAAGCCTTTAAAAACAGGTTGCTGCAACTCACCGGTATATTGTATGTGACGGCATCCGCTGATTCTCCTGTCTCCATCCAGGGTGGTTACAGCATTAACCAGATACAGGATCACCAGCCTGGTTTCTCCCTTGGTATCGCAGCGGTACCGGTGGAAAAAGATTACCTGAAAACAGTAGGTATCTCTTTATTGGCTGGTGAGGATCTCACCAACGGAGACATTGCTGATGTTACCAAAGAAAAAAATGATGAGCGGATTTATCATTTTTTCCTGAATGAAACAGCCAGCAAAAGGCTGGGATGGTCACCGGAAGTGGCCGTGGGAAAAAGGATGTCGTTGAATGGCCGTAATGGAACGGTAAAAGGAGTGATGAAGGATTTTCATTTTTCTTCCATGAAAAACAAAATTGAACCCATCATCGTATTCCCCGAATACGAATGGTTCCAACAGATATTTATCAAAACAAGTGGTAAAGACAAACAACAGCTGATAGCGGGTATTGAAGGCCTTTGGAAAGAAGTGCAGCCGGGAGTTCCTTTTGACTATCACTTCCTGGATGATGATTTTAATAGACTGTATAAGTCGGAATACCGTGTAGGCAAGATACTGGGAATATTTGCCGGTGTGGTGATGCTGGTGTCCTGCCTGGGATTGCTGGGGCTGGCTGCATTGACTACACAACAACGCACCCGTGAGATTGGTATCCGTAAAGTGCTGGGCGCCTCTGTAGGCAGTGTGGTGGCCATGTTGTCGAAAGATTTTATCAGACTGGTACTGATTGCTTTGCTGATAGCGGCTCCGCTGGCCTGGTATGCTGCTGGCAACTGGCTCAGTGCTTTTGCCTATCATGCTTCCCTGAGTATATGGCTGTTTCTGATGGCTGGGATACTGGCGGTAGTGGTGGCTTTGCTCACAGTGAGTCTGCAATCAGTAAAAGCGGCTATGATGAATCCGGTAAATAGCCTCAAATCAGAATAA
- a CDS encoding FtsX-like permease family protein, with translation MFGNYIKIAWRNLLKQKVFAAVNVVGMSAAICAALLLSLTAYREWTYDDFQINKEHIYQLYREDGTAKGMRVGTSFAEPMADALRKEVQGVKHVSRIGGGDMPVRYNGKHIYFDVEMVDVDFLKMFSFRLLQGNASTALQQPDQLVLTQKTARSLFNQEDAVGKTVEVNINNQWRPFIVSAVAADIPDNSSITFEALVRFENVDDYAAIRNNWNVGNYPLMMEVEPSVTTAALEKSLVSVTNKYYAGNIEELKKNGGIPNKEGALIRINGIPLNEFHLNALSSFSNGLNPFYPWLMVILAVLIISIACINFINLSIARSFTRGSEISLRKALGAMDRQLLFQFWSEAFLLCFISLVLSLLLTILLMPYYNATFNHELSLRLFGNIWLILGAAFIFFMVTLLAGGYPAWKVARLNIIQVLKGKLSLAKGNGVRNGLIIVQFIVAALLISCTAVIWQQLDFIRSTPLGFNTTQVISIPGDNASPQVIAALRSRLAGETEVESVSGSMLNLGVGKDGSSGNWYRGFDYMGSHINTQCIIVDYDYARTLDLKMVAGRDFSRNFGADTTGVVLNEQMAKQLGEKELIGAVITPGNVPLHVIGVVKDYHFESLRKKIDPLMMIMTMIPHPNYIFVKVNTRNPVATLKHISAIWKGINPLAKNEASFLDENTNRLYRQEARFSKIFMSGAILAIVISCMGLFAIAVLVMAQRQKEIGIRKVLGASVGGIVLLLSKDFLKLVLIAVLIATPLSWYLMQQWLQRFEFHVNIHWWLFAVVGLLAVIIALATTSLQTIKAALANPVDSLKRD, from the coding sequence ATGTTTGGAAATTATATCAAGATTGCCTGGAGAAATTTACTGAAACAGAAAGTGTTCGCAGCCGTGAATGTAGTAGGTATGAGTGCTGCTATCTGTGCGGCCTTATTGCTGTCACTCACTGCCTATCGGGAATGGACATACGATGATTTTCAGATAAATAAGGAACATATTTACCAGTTATACCGGGAAGATGGTACTGCTAAAGGCATGAGGGTCGGGACCAGTTTTGCTGAGCCGATGGCAGATGCGCTCCGGAAGGAGGTGCAGGGAGTGAAACACGTTTCCCGTATAGGCGGCGGCGATATGCCAGTAAGGTACAATGGCAAACATATTTACTTTGATGTGGAAATGGTGGATGTTGATTTCCTGAAGATGTTTTCTTTCCGCCTGTTGCAGGGCAACGCTTCTACAGCATTGCAACAGCCTGATCAACTGGTGCTGACACAAAAGACAGCCCGGTCATTGTTCAATCAGGAAGACGCGGTAGGCAAAACGGTAGAAGTCAATATCAACAATCAATGGCGTCCCTTTATCGTTTCGGCAGTAGCAGCAGATATACCAGATAACTCCAGCATCACGTTTGAAGCCCTGGTCCGTTTTGAAAATGTGGATGACTATGCTGCTATCCGCAACAACTGGAATGTGGGCAACTATCCCCTGATGATGGAAGTGGAACCATCCGTTACTACAGCAGCACTGGAAAAAAGCCTGGTATCTGTAACGAACAAATATTACGCAGGAAATATTGAAGAGCTGAAAAAGAATGGTGGGATACCCAATAAAGAAGGGGCACTGATACGAATAAACGGAATTCCCCTGAACGAGTTTCATCTTAATGCCCTCAGCTCTTTCAGCAATGGTCTGAACCCATTTTATCCCTGGCTGATGGTGATTCTCGCAGTCCTGATTATTAGTATTGCCTGTATCAACTTTATTAACCTGTCTATCGCCAGATCGTTTACCCGTGGCAGTGAGATCAGTCTGAGGAAAGCGCTGGGAGCCATGGACAGACAATTGTTGTTTCAGTTCTGGAGTGAGGCTTTTCTGCTTTGTTTTATTTCGCTGGTACTTAGTTTGTTGTTGACGATACTGCTGATGCCTTATTACAACGCCACTTTCAACCATGAGCTGAGTCTCCGACTTTTCGGTAATATCTGGCTGATACTGGGAGCTGCATTTATTTTCTTTATGGTGACATTACTGGCGGGCGGATACCCAGCCTGGAAAGTGGCCAGGCTGAATATTATTCAGGTGCTGAAAGGTAAGCTGAGCCTGGCCAAAGGTAATGGTGTACGCAATGGACTGATCATCGTTCAGTTTATTGTGGCTGCCTTGCTGATCAGCTGCACAGCTGTTATCTGGCAGCAGCTGGATTTCATACGGTCGACACCGTTAGGGTTTAATACCACGCAGGTGATCAGTATACCGGGAGATAATGCATCGCCGCAGGTGATTGCAGCGCTTCGCAGCAGACTGGCCGGAGAAACAGAAGTAGAGAGTGTATCTGGTAGTATGCTGAACCTGGGAGTGGGTAAAGACGGCTCTTCCGGCAACTGGTACCGGGGATTTGACTACATGGGCAGTCATATTAACACACAGTGTATTATAGTAGATTACGATTACGCGCGTACACTGGACCTCAAAATGGTAGCTGGGCGTGATTTCTCCCGCAATTTCGGGGCAGACACAACTGGTGTGGTGCTCAACGAACAAATGGCGAAACAGCTGGGAGAGAAAGAGCTGATAGGTGCTGTTATTACACCCGGTAATGTGCCCCTGCATGTGATCGGGGTGGTAAAAGATTATCATTTCGAGTCACTGCGTAAAAAGATTGATCCGCTGATGATGATCATGACAATGATTCCGCATCCGAACTACATCTTTGTTAAGGTAAATACCCGCAATCCGGTGGCCACGCTGAAACATATCTCAGCCATATGGAAAGGTATTAACCCGCTGGCCAAAAACGAAGCCAGTTTCCTCGATGAAAACACCAACCGGCTGTACCGTCAGGAAGCCCGTTTTTCAAAAATATTTATGAGTGGGGCCATACTGGCTATCGTGATCTCCTGTATGGGACTGTTTGCTATTGCCGTACTGGTGATGGCCCAGCGCCAAAAGGAAATCGGTATCCGTAAGGTATTGGGAGCTTCTGTAGGTGGTATTGTACTGCTGCTCTCAAAAGATTTTCTGAAGCTGGTACTGATAGCGGTACTGATTGCTACTCCTTTATCCTGGTACCTGATGCAGCAATGGCTGCAGCGGTTCGAGTTTCATGTAAATATCCATTGGTGGCTTTTTGCAGTGGTTGGCCTGTTGGCTGTTATCATTGCCCTGGCCACTACCAGTCTGCAAACAATAAAAGCTGCGTTGGCCAATCCTGTTGATAGCCTCAAGCGTGATTAA